One region of Daphnia pulicaria isolate SC F1-1A chromosome 7, SC_F0-13Bv2, whole genome shotgun sequence genomic DNA includes:
- the LOC124350086 gene encoding cuticle protein 18.6-like, translating into MQFFIFAALVSVAVASSVYNTAPSYAAPAYKAPAYSAPAYSAPAYSSPSYETQYAAQPYSFDWAVKEAGSYNDYSHSADLDYSHSESSDGKVTTGTYRVVLPDGRTQIVNYRADSYGYTADVKYEGDAKYPEYKAASYNAPSYSAPRAYASPVYKAPAAPVYAAPSY; encoded by the exons ATGCAG TTCTTCATCTTCGCCGCCCTCGTCTCCGTAGCCGTTGCCTCATCGGTTTACAACACAGCTCCGTCTTATGCTGCTCCAGCTTACAAGGCTCCGGCGTATTCAGCACCTGCTTACTCTGCCCCAGCTTATTCTTCACCTTCTTACGAAACCCAATAC GCCGCCCAGCCCTACAGCTTTGACTGGGCTGTTAAGGAAGCTGGATCCTATAACGACTATTCTCATTCTGCCGATCTCGATTATTCTCATTCCGAGAGTAGCGATGGTAAAGTGACCACCGGAACTTACCGTGTTGTTCTCCCCGATGGCCGCACCCAGATCGTCAACTACAGAGCCGACAGCTACGGATACACCGCTGATGTCAAATACGAAGGTGATGCCAAGTACCCCGAATACAAAGCTGCCTCCTACAACGCACCGTCCTATTCTGCCCCCCGTGCCTACGCTTCTCCAGTTTACAAggctcctgctgctcctgtCTATGCTGCTCCTTCCTACTAG